The sequence below is a genomic window from Arthrobacter sp. U41.
TGGAGGAAATCAAGGTCGGCAACCAGATCCTGCAGTCGCTCAACCTGCGCCCGCGCAAGCTCGAGATTGTCTCCTGCCCGTCCTGCGGCCGCGCCCAGGTGGACGTGTACACACTCGCCGAGCAGGTCACGGCGGGCCTGGAAGGCATGGAGATCCCGCTGCGCGTGGCCGTCATGGGCTGCGTCGTCAACGGACCGGGTGAAGCCCGCGAGGCAGACCTCGGCGTCGCCTCGGGCAACGGCAAGGGCCAGATTTTTGTGCGGGGTGAAGTCATCAAAACTGTCCCCGAGGACCAGATTGTTGAGACACTGATCGAAGAAGCCATGCGTATTGCTGAAGAGATGGGGGAGGCCGATGGCGAAGATGCTGTCAAGGGTAGCCCCGTGGTTAGCGTCTCGTAAGGACGGCGCCGCTCCCGGCGTCGCAGTCCGGACCCTGGGCGGCTCGGACACCTCCCAGCTGGTTGATCTGGCGCGGCAGGACGCCGTCGCCAATGTCTTCATCCTGTCCCACCTGGCAACCACCGGTTCGGCGGCTCCCACCACCGGCGGGGCAAGCATCCTCGGCGTGTTCGACGGCGGCACCCTCCTGGGCGCCTGCTGGGCCGGCGCCAACCTGGTGCCGGTGCAGCTGGACCCGGAGCTGGCCGGCACGGTTGCCGAGTCCGCGCACCGCTCCGGGCGCCGGTACGCCTCGATCTTCGGCCCCGCCGACACCGTCCTGGCGCTGTATGCCGGGCTCGAACAGTTCGGGCAGACGGCCCACGAGGTCCGCGGGGACCAGCCGCTGATGACGATTGCCGGACCGCCTGCCGTGCCGCCGAACCCCCAGCTGGGCTTTGGCCAGCTGGCGGACTTCGACCGGATCCTGCCGGCGTGCGCTGCCATGTTCGAAGAGGAAGTGGGCTATTCGCCCTTCCTGGGCGGCCGGGAATACTACAGCCGGCGGGTCAAGGGGCTGATCCGCCAGGGGCATTCCATGGTCCACCTGGACCCCGCCGGCGGGGTTGTGTTCAAGGCCGAGCTCGGTGCTGTCACGCCGGAGGTGACGCAGGTCCAGGGAGTCTGGATGAACCCGGAATTCCGTGGCCAGGGCCTCAGCGCCGGCTACATGGCCGCCGTCGTCAGCCTGGCCCAAACCCTGGCCCCGGTCACCAGCCTCTACGTCAACAGTTTCAACACCCGGGCACGTGCCACGTACGAGCGGGTGGGCTTCCGCCAGGTGGGGACTTTCGCCACTGTACTTTTTTAACTCCAGTGTTCTTCTGCCCCGGCGGTTTACCGGGCTCACAGATAAATATCTGGATGCAGACTCTTGTTTTAGTGCCCCGCGTCACATAGGTTCGAGCTAACCGTGTCGCATGGGCACGTGTTTCCACGGAGCAACAGCCGGGGATGCAGACGCCCTTGAGGGCAGCACAACGGAACTCACGGCCAGATCTTTGGCGGTGCTGGGGCCGCAGAGCCACGCCATGACAGGATGACCAGCCGGAAACGGCCAGGGGCTTCCGTCAGTTATGGCGTGGCTCTTCCGTGTTCAGGCTGACGGTAGATTAGTACCTAGACGCGTGTGCCGGTCTCCCCGGTTGTATCGTTTTGCCCGCACCTTCCCAGAAACGGATAGATACCCAGTGGTCCTTCGACTTTCCAAGCTGTTCCTGCGCACTCTGCGTGAAGATCCCGCCGACGCCGAGGTGGCCAGCCACCGGCTCCTGGTCCGCGCCGGGTACATCCGCCGGGCCGCACCGGGGATCTACACCTGGCTTCCGCTGGGGCTGAGCGTGCTGCGCAAGGTGGAGGCGGTCATCCGCGAGGAGATGTCCGCCATCGGCGCCCAGGAAGTGCATTTCCCGGCCCTGCTGCCCAAGGAGCCCTACGAGGTCACCAACCGCTGGACCGAGTACGGCGAGGGCATCTTCCGGCTCAAGGACCGCAAAGGCAACGACTACCTGCTGGCGCCCACGCACGAGGAGATGTTCACCCTGCTGGTCAAGGACCTGTACTCCTCGTACAAGGACCTGCCGCTGAGCATCTACCAGATCCAGAACAAGTACCGCGACGAGGCCCGCCCCCGGGCCGGGCTGCTGCGCGGCCGCGAATTCATCATGAAGGACTCCTACTCCTTCGACGTCGACGACGCCGGCCTGGACGCCAGCTACGCGGCGCACCGCGGCGCCT
It includes:
- a CDS encoding GNAT family N-acetyltransferase, coding for MLSRVAPWLASRKDGAAPGVAVRTLGGSDTSQLVDLARQDAVANVFILSHLATTGSAAPTTGGASILGVFDGGTLLGACWAGANLVPVQLDPELAGTVAESAHRSGRRYASIFGPADTVLALYAGLEQFGQTAHEVRGDQPLMTIAGPPAVPPNPQLGFGQLADFDRILPACAAMFEEEVGYSPFLGGREYYSRRVKGLIRQGHSMVHLDPAGGVVFKAELGAVTPEVTQVQGVWMNPEFRGQGLSAGYMAAVVSLAQTLAPVTSLYVNSFNTRARATYERVGFRQVGTFATVLF